The following are from one region of the Apostichopus japonicus isolate 1M-3 chromosome 17, ASM3797524v1, whole genome shotgun sequence genome:
- the LOC139984591 gene encoding fibrinogen-like protein A: MEPPVQLNHILQRHGAGVFQRRVDGYVDFYRNWNSYKEGFGQLDHEFWLGNDKLYHLTNQGNYQLRIDLVNVSGSPYYAKYNMFRINDESDTYRLSELGNYSGTAWEDEGFPDEAGIALKNQVTHTFKTFDKTTSRDEDKCAQFYGGAWWYGQCASASNLNGDYYAVDKDTSIFWRQLPGNDYHSIKALR, translated from the exons ATGGAACCCCCAGTGCAGCTGAATCATATACTGCAAAGACATGGTGCAGGG GTTTTTCAACGTCGTGTTGATGGCTATGTTGACTTCTATCGTAACTGGAACAGCTATAAAGAAGGCTTTGGTCAGCTCGACCATGAGTTTTGGTTGGGCAATgataaactgtatcatctgaccAACCAAGGCAACTACCAACTTCGGATCGATCTGGTGAACGTTAGTGGCTCTCCATACTACGCAAAGTATAACATGTTCCGAATAAACGATGAAAGTGACACTTATCGGTTGTCTGAGTTGGGAAATTACAGTGGAACAGCTTGGGAAGACG AAGGATTTCCTGACGAGGCTGGTATTGCTCTGAAAAACCAGGTGACCCATACCTTCAAGACCTTCGACAAGACCACTTCACGTGATGAAGATAAATGTGCTCAATTTTATGGTGGTGCCTGGTGGTACGGACAATGCGCATCAGCTTCTAATCTTAATGGTGACTATTATGCCGTAGATAAAGATACAAGTATATTCTGGCGTCAACTGCCTGGAAACGATTATCACAGCATCAAAGCACTGAGATGA
- the LOC139984042 gene encoding fibrinogen-like protein A, producing the protein MFPDVKLGCYSDMKKGSSHSSESGSPNCSSPAVGVIQNASYLVNADCTTMYNCTNGLISVNDKYHCSSNAVCENRNDVRKCYCTSGYHGNGEVCADIMTNCLEIFNAGYTANGIYTIKPSNWRGQSFEVFCNMTDGGGWTVFQRRVDGYVDFYRNWNSYKEGFGQLDHEFWLGNDKLYHLTNQGNYQLRIDLVNVSGSPYYAKYNMFRINDESDTYRLSELGNYSGTAWEDEGFPDEAGIALKNQVTHTFKTFDKTTSRDEDKCAQFYGGAWWYGQCASASNLNGDYYAVDKDTSIFWRQLPGNDYHSIKALR; encoded by the exons GCTCCAGCCACTCATCTGAAAGCGGCAGTCCTAATTGCTCCTCTCCAGCTGTGGGTGTTATTCAG AATGCTTCATATCTTGTGAATGCCGACTGTACCACCATGTACAACTGCACCAATGGACTGATCAGCGTGAATGACAAGTACCACTGTAGCTCCAATGCAGTTTGCGAGAATAGAAACGACGTACGGAAGTGTTACTGTACAAGTGGTTACCACGGTAACGGAGAAGTTTGTGCCGACATAATGACCAACTGTCTGGAAATATTCAATGCTGGTTACACTGCCAATGGAATATACACTATCAAACCAAGTAACTGGAGAGGACAATCGTTTGAAGTTTTCTgtaacatgactgacggaggagggtGGACG GTTTTTCAACGTCGTGTTGATGGCTATGTTGACTTCTATCGTAACTGGAACAGCTATAAAGAAGGCTTTGGTCAGCTCGACCATGAGTTTTGGTTGGGCAATgataaactgtatcatctgaccAACCAAGGCAACTACCAACTTCGGATCGATCTGGTGAACGTTAGTGGCTCTCCATACTACGCAAAGTATAACATGTTCCGAATAAACGATGAAAGTGACACTTATCGGTTGTCTGAGTTGGGAAATTACAGTGGAACAGCTTGGGAAGACG AAGGATTTCCTGACGAGGCTGGTATTGCTCTGAAAAACCAGGTGACCCATACCTTCAAGACCTTCGACAAGACCACTTCACGTGATGAAGATAAATGTGCTCAATTTTATGGTGGTGCCTGGTGGTACGGACAATGCGCATCAGCTTCTAATCTTAATGGTGACTATTATGCCGTAGATAAAGATACAAGTATATTCTGGCGTCAACTGCCTGGAAACGATTATCACAGCATCAAAGCACTGAGATGA